The nucleotide sequence TAGAGTTAAAATCATTTTGCCATTAAGAGTTATTAAAACTGATTCAGGAATCGTAGAGTTCAGTTTAGATGAGAGAGATGTCATTGTCGAGATTACTTATCGTTCAGTTCTGGCATTAAAGGAAAAGGTCACCCACATGTATGGCTTTGTTTCTTCTGAGCTGATGTTTTGAAGATTGTCGGTATAACCGAACCCTTGCGGTTGGACTAATAAACCCCATTGAAGAAATAACTAAGCGTTTAAAGGATATATTGAGCGACATGTAGGAGCTCCTGTCGGCCATGCTGTGCAGATCGCACTCCATCTTGACGTGCGGGAGGCAGAGCGGGTCCCCGAGTGCGGAGCGATGGTTCTGCTGACCCAGATGTGCTTTGGATCTCATGGCCATGTTTTCCCAGGATCGATCCACTGAGTCCGGAGACGACCTCTCCAGGGAAGCCGGCAGACATGGCAGCGCGGAGAAGGCCGAATGCGGTCCGTATTTCAAAAGGTGCTCCAGGATCTGGCTGTCGTGCAGAGGGGCGTTGTATCCGAATTGGAAGGgggtttggtggagggggaaaGGCCTCTTTACGGCCTGGATTAGCTGGCTCGGCGAAGGTTTGCGGACCACCAGGGACAAGGCTTCGGTTTGGTGCTCCGGGCTCTCAAAGTGCTCCGCGCTCCTGGCGGCCTCATCCGAGTCCGATTGATCCGAAGGGGAATCTTCTAGGTTCGGCTTTTCGGGGCTTTTCTCGAGCTTCTTAAAGACCATATCGATGCTTTCGCTCACGGTTCGGGTCAGCTCGCACTTTAGAGTCTCCTGGAGGGTTTTCACGCTGTGGTCAACGCTCGCTCCCGGGTTTTCCGAATAGTTCTGGTCGTAGACGTGGGAGATTTTCTCCTGGAGCTGATGCAAGAGTCTCTGCATGCTCCGGAGTTGCTCCTTTAGTTTGTGGCACTCTTCGTCTTTGCTAATCTTGGTTTGGACGTCAGGCTCCTGGTGCAGAGGAAGCCTCTGCTTGCGCTTGTCTCTTCTGGATGGGTCTCTTTTGGTCTCCTCCCCGTGAGATCCGGCCATCCCGCGGATGATGTTTTCCACGCGGGCTCGTTTGGCCTGGAGGTCCGCTCCCACCGGAGCCTCCTCCTCCACACTCGGCTCCTCCTGAGGGAAGTCCTCCATCCCGCTGGACTCCGGGCTCAGATAGAGCAGGTTTGGGTCGAGCGAGCTCAGCTTGTTGTGAATGGTCTTCCGCAGGAGGTGAGATATAATGGAGCCGCTGTGGTAGGAAGCGAGCGGCTCGTCGTACGTGCCTCTGCGGAAGCAAGGACGCATCTGCTCGGATCGGCTGACCTCCATGCAGGCTTCGCTCGGTTTGTGCGTGCTTTGGTCGGCCGGACTCAGATTCATGCTTTCCTGCTGGACTCTCCGTATCAGCCTTGAAAATCTGTAATGCAttgcaaataaaattataaattaggCTTCGTTTAGATATGCATCTTGTCCTTAAATGCACACAAAACAATTGTTTTATTAGACGTATTCATGCAATTCTtcaatgataaataaatattgttcaCACAGAGAAAAAGGCCATCTAATATATAAtgtcaataaactcaaaatttgaaggcaaccaggttactttcttttctttctttttttaatgttaaaccAACACAGAGTAAAAggctgtcaaaattgtacctttaagggtacaacagcttgtcactggggcagtaaaaaaactgtttttacacaaaaaacaaatattggtttaacttaaaaaagtaagtaacctggttgcctttacattttgagtttattgaaattaaaaaattgagttgatgcaatgaaggaaatttgtttactAAATTGAAACTCAAATTAgcattgtatctgaaccacattaaaatacgataaatcatgaaaatagctcaATTTGGCTTTCaatatcttttaataatatttgaatattgtcgattctcaaaaatgttcattgtattaactcaaatttgtcatttcaatgaactcaaaattttaaggcaaccaggcaacttattttttaaatattttttacagtgtagatatgCATCTTATCCTTAAATGCACACAAAACAATTGTTTTATTAGACTTATTCATGCAATTCTGCACTGTAAATGAATATTGTTTACACAGAGAAAAAGGCAGtgaaaattgtacctttagacGGCtagtcgctggggcagtacaatgtaaaaaaatattgttggtttaacttaaaaagtaagtaacctggttgccttaaaaatttgagtttgttgacattaaaaatttgagttgatacaatgaaggaaattggtttaataaatagaaactcaaaatattattgtatctgtaccacattaaaaaatgtgataaatcatgaaaatagcacaatatggctgcgtcatcacaaataaaacacactattacccaatatgcttacacaatattttaataatattttaataaaatgttcattgtattaactcaaattttgaatttcaatgaactcaaaattttaaggcacccaggtcattattttttaaatatttctttacagtgtagttttaaAGAAGTATGAAAATAATCCAGTTCTTTAAGCTGATTCGTGCTTTTCAACAGAATAGAgacataacataattttatttcataagatacatacatttgttttaatatatttaaagtgcATTTCATTTTAGTCTGGATTCATCCACAGATTTCCTTCTAATCCTCTCTATATACGTAAATCTGAATACAAAAgcctgtatgtatatatatatatatatatatatatatatatatatatatatatatatatatatatatatatatatatatatataataaacatactgtatatttattaaatgctGGTTTCAAGAATTGTGAGTATTGTTTattatacataaaataattctgtttttcttttttgagcTGATGCATGTTTTCAGAGACATAACACAATCctaaattgtattaaaataacatttcatattaacatgcattattttttttccttagTATATTTATAGTGCATTTCATTTTAGTCTGTATTCATCCAGAGATATTCTTCTAATGTCAatctggatatatatatatatatatatatatatatatatatatatatatatatatatatatatatatatatatatatatatatatatatatatatatatatatatatatatatatatatatatatatatatatagctactTTCGCTGTCTTTACATAATTTGAACGTAAATATTCATATCAACACGTGTAATAAATACGAAACATATTGAAACATACATATTCGACTACGTGCCTTATACCTGTGGCTGCATATGCGTTTCATATCAGTGCTATAATGAAGAATTATCACGTTCATATTGCAAAGTATTAAAAGTCCATAAAGTTAACCGCTAAAAGCGTCAGTTTGCGAGAGAAACTTCCGCACAtgatgagagagagcgagaggagAGCGCGCGCTTACCTGTTGCTCTGGAGACGCGTGACTGACAGTGTGTGCTCGCGGCGCGCGCTCTGATCTCGCTCCAGTGGCGTGGGCGTGGCCCGATCCGCCCTTCATCAACATGCCAGCCAATCAGAGACCAGACACAGCCGCGCACGTAAACAACGGCAAAGATCGCGTCATAAAGTCGTTTCGAGGAttttatttaatcttttttCGCTCTTAGTGAATTTCATATACATAACAGAAAAAATGTGCACATCTAAACCATATATACTGtggttttacagtttttctcagtcgctttggtacatttctcagatcaaaATTGAAATTCTCCAAACTACCTGTTGAATTCTCACATCATTGTCCCTTGTGTTcatcaaaaaagcagtttctcatttctttgaacaagttgcaaatgctttggtacgTATATGCAAATGATTATGTCAAATTCTCTgctgtttcctacattatcagttgcttatgtcatgttgatcagaatgtattacagtttttctcgcttgatttggtacatttctccaaACTCAGGTAACTGCTCGTAAAACATTTAACACAGTGATCTGCACACTTTGTAATTGTCCTACAGATAGTAAATTCTCCTTCATTTCATacaaatcacaaaacaaaagcctaattttctcaaaacactGTGCACAAAACTCCCTAATGTTATCCCAGCCATTCACACAGCCAAACAAATCTTTAATATATGAATCTTTATATGTAGTTGCTCTCAAaactattacagtttttctcaattgctttgGCACATTTTTCGAAACAGTCTTAACATTCTCTAAACTGTGAGTGCAAATGTCACAACTGTTTGCAGGAACTTCAAAACTTTATAACATGTCTGCAAAATGTAGTTACTCacccaaaacatttaattcaTGCTTTAAAACCTAGTTATTGTGTCAATAATTTGGCCAAGGCCACCAAAATCtaaagtatttttgtcattGTGTGACCCACACTGGCCAAaatgtttagttattttttcACCACAACAGTCAACCATGAAATATAAGGGTTTAAACAAAAATCTAATAATTGTTGAGAAAAGTCGATAGCATGTAGAAAAAAAACGTCTATGAACATTTGTATTTTcccagtgtttatttttgtacttCATGTCACAAAACAAGTGTATTTACAGTACATGTAAAGTAACTGACTCTGACTCTTCTGTTTCCACGTCTTCCTTGATTATTTCTTCCTCCACCACCACCACGTATTCTTACACGCCTTCCAATTGCTCTTCCACGAGCATGTTGCAGTTCAGGGTTGTGAACATCCTCCATTCTCAAAAACTTCTACAGCAGTGATTGTGCTGTGGGCAATCtacatatttatatacatatatactgcCGAAGTTACGTAAATGGTTAAATGGTTGATTCATATTAGAGGTAATTTGCAATTAGATTGGGAATGCAATTAGAGGTCATGTGCCAATTTAGCAGACATTACAAATAATGTCAATGTcagatatattttataatatacattCATATATACTgattatgataattgaatagaTCGTTTTGAATGCGATGGCTTACACAATAAAAAATGTCTGAGAAGTTCTGAAGTGTTTGACAGTGTAAGTGAGAATCGAGTCATCAGTTTTGATCAACAAGCCATATGCAATTATTTGTTGTCCAAACTGCAGACAGTTGTATACTCTTTGAGCACGTGTGccaaagcatttgcaatttGCTCAAATCAATAAGAAATTCCAATCTGATgtgaaaaagaagcaaattG is from Pseudorasbora parva isolate DD20220531a chromosome 10, ASM2467924v1, whole genome shotgun sequence and encodes:
- the prox2 gene encoding prospero homeobox protein 2 isoform X1, giving the protein MNVIILHYSTDMKRICSHRFSRLIRRVQQESMNLSPADQSTHKPSEACMEVSRSEQMRPCFRRGTYDEPLASYHSGSIISHLLRKTIHNKLSSLDPNLLYLSPESSGMEDFPQEEPSVEEEAPVGADLQAKRARVENIIRGMAGSHGEETKRDPSRRDKRKQRLPLHQEPDVQTKISKDEECHKLKEQLRSMQRLLHQLQEKISHVYDQNYSENPGASVDHSVKTLQETLKCELTRTVSESIDMVFKKLEKSPEKPNLEDSPSDQSDSDEAARSAEHFESPEHQTEALSLVVRKPSPSQLIQAVKRPFPLHQTPFQFGYNAPLHDSQILEHLLKYGPHSAFSALPCLPASLERSSPDSVDRSWENMAMRSKAHLGQQNHRSALGDPLCLPHVKMECDLHSMADRSSYMSLNIQEGLTPNHLKKAKLMFFYTRYPSSNLLKNFFPDVKFNRCITSQLIKWFSNFREFYYIQMEKFARQAIIDGVNDVKDISITRESELFRALNMHYNKANDFQVPDRFLEVAEITLQEFYSAIALSKDSDPSWKKAIYKVICKLDSDVPEDFKSPSYL
- the prox2 gene encoding prospero homeobox protein 2 isoform X2, producing the protein MNLSPADQSTHKPSEACMEVSRSEQMRPCFRRGTYDEPLASYHSGSIISHLLRKTIHNKLSSLDPNLLYLSPESSGMEDFPQEEPSVEEEAPVGADLQAKRARVENIIRGMAGSHGEETKRDPSRRDKRKQRLPLHQEPDVQTKISKDEECHKLKEQLRSMQRLLHQLQEKISHVYDQNYSENPGASVDHSVKTLQETLKCELTRTVSESIDMVFKKLEKSPEKPNLEDSPSDQSDSDEAARSAEHFESPEHQTEALSLVVRKPSPSQLIQAVKRPFPLHQTPFQFGYNAPLHDSQILEHLLKYGPHSAFSALPCLPASLERSSPDSVDRSWENMAMRSKAHLGQQNHRSALGDPLCLPHVKMECDLHSMADRSSYMSLNIQEGLTPNHLKKAKLMFFYTRYPSSNLLKNFFPDVKFNRCITSQLIKWFSNFREFYYIQMEKFARQAIIDGVNDVKDISITRESELFRALNMHYNKANDFQVPDRFLEVAEITLQEFYSAIALSKDSDPSWKKAIYKVICKLDSDVPEDFKSPSYL